From Streptomyces sp. NBC_01460, a single genomic window includes:
- a CDS encoding NAD(P)/FAD-dependent oxidoreductase, with translation MAPDAMRTAAQSLSDARPVSYWLDDPARPRALPALTGDEHCDLLVVGGGYSGLWTALLAKERDPGRDVVLIEGDEVGWAASGRNGGFCAASLTHGLANGLERWPEEIGTLEKLGARNLDAIEETVARYGIDCEFERTGEIDVATEPHHLDELREWHEELHRRGITGVDFLDRDAVRAEVDSPTFLGGLWDRRGVAMLHPAKLAWGLKRVCLDLGVRIYEHTRGLDLVRSGSGMAVRTPYGRVFAGRVALGTNVFPSLVKRVRSYTVPVYDYALMTEPLTPEQCASIGWKGRQGLGDSANQFHYFRMSADNRILWGGYDAVYPYGGRLSADLDQRPETFLKLAGQFFACFPQLSGVRFSHAWGGAIDTCSRFTAFFGTAHRGRVAYAAGYTGLGVGSTRFGAEVMLDLLAGEETERTRLEMVRSKPMPFPPEPFAWAGIEITKRSLAHADSNGGRRNLWLRTMDRLGLGFDS, from the coding sequence ATGGCCCCGGATGCCATGCGTACCGCAGCACAATCCCTTTCCGACGCGCGTCCCGTGTCGTACTGGCTCGACGACCCCGCGAGGCCGCGGGCCCTCCCTGCGCTGACCGGGGACGAGCACTGCGACCTCCTCGTCGTCGGCGGCGGCTACAGCGGACTGTGGACGGCGCTGCTGGCCAAGGAGCGCGACCCCGGCCGCGACGTCGTCCTGATCGAGGGCGACGAGGTCGGATGGGCGGCCTCGGGCCGCAACGGCGGTTTCTGCGCGGCGTCCCTCACCCACGGCCTGGCCAACGGGCTGGAGCGCTGGCCGGAGGAGATCGGCACGCTGGAGAAACTCGGTGCGAGGAACCTCGACGCCATCGAGGAGACCGTCGCCCGCTACGGCATCGACTGCGAGTTCGAGCGCACCGGTGAGATCGATGTCGCCACCGAGCCCCATCACCTCGACGAGCTGCGGGAATGGCACGAGGAGCTCCACAGGCGCGGCATCACCGGGGTGGATTTCCTGGACCGGGACGCCGTGCGCGCCGAGGTCGACTCGCCCACCTTCCTCGGCGGTCTCTGGGACCGGCGCGGCGTGGCGATGCTGCACCCGGCCAAACTCGCCTGGGGCCTCAAGCGGGTCTGTCTGGACCTCGGCGTACGGATCTACGAGCACACCAGGGGCCTCGACCTCGTGCGCTCCGGCTCCGGCATGGCGGTCCGCACCCCGTACGGCCGGGTCTTCGCCGGCCGGGTCGCGCTCGGTACCAACGTCTTCCCCTCGCTGGTCAAGCGAGTCCGGTCCTACACCGTGCCGGTCTACGACTACGCCCTGATGACCGAGCCGCTCACCCCGGAGCAATGCGCGTCCATCGGCTGGAAGGGGCGCCAGGGGCTCGGTGACAGCGCGAATCAGTTCCACTATTTCCGGATGTCCGCGGACAACCGGATCCTGTGGGGCGGATACGACGCGGTCTATCCCTACGGGGGCCGTCTCAGCGCCGATCTGGACCAGAGGCCGGAGACGTTCCTGAAACTCGCCGGGCAGTTCTTCGCGTGTTTCCCGCAGCTTTCCGGAGTGCGTTTCTCGCACGCCTGGGGAGGTGCGATCGACACCTGTTCCCGATTCACCGCGTTCTTCGGCACGGCCCACCGGGGACGTGTCGCGTACGCCGCCGGGTACACGGGTCTCGGCGTCGGCTCCACCCGGTTCGGCGCGGAGGTCATGCTCGACCTGCTGGCCGGGGAGGAGACCGAGCGGACCCGGCTGGAGATGGTCCGCTCCAAGCCGATGCCGTTCCCGCCCGAGCCGTTCGCCTGGGCCGGGATCGAGATCACCAAGCGGTCGCTCGCCCACGCCGACAGCAACGGCGGACGGCGCAACCTGTGGCTGCGGACCATGGACCGGCTGGGGCTGGGTTTCGACAGCTGA
- the gabT gene encoding 4-aminobutyrate--2-oxoglutarate transaminase, with the protein MSDIPQERRVLTAIPGPKSAELQARRVAAVAAGVGSTLPVFTARAGGGIIEDVDGNRLIDFGSGIAVTSVGASAEAVVRRASAQLADFTHTCFMVTPYEGYVEVCEQLAELTPGDHAKKSALFNSGAEAVENAVKIARAYTKRTAVVVFDHGYHGRTNLTMGMTAKNMPYKQGFGPFAPEVYRVPVAYGYRWPTGPENAGAEASAQAIDEITKQIGADNVAAIIIEPVLGEGGFIEPAKGFLPEIARFAKDNGIVFVADEIQSGFCRTGQWFACEDEGLVPDLITTAKGIAGGLPLSAVTGRAEIMDAAHAGGLGGTYGGNPVACAGALGAIETMRELDLNGKARRIEEVMKGRLAEMRSKLPNGDIIGDIRGRGAMIAIELVKPGSKEPDAAAAGALAKACHAEGVLVLTCGTYGNVLRFLPPLVIGEDLLNEGLDVIEQAFARL; encoded by the coding sequence ATGTCCGACATCCCGCAGGAGCGCCGCGTCCTCACCGCCATCCCCGGCCCGAAGTCGGCCGAGCTGCAGGCCCGCCGTGTCGCGGCCGTGGCCGCGGGCGTGGGTTCCACCCTGCCGGTCTTCACCGCTCGGGCGGGCGGCGGCATCATCGAGGACGTGGACGGCAACCGCCTGATCGACTTCGGTTCCGGTATCGCCGTGACCTCCGTGGGCGCGTCCGCCGAAGCGGTCGTACGCCGCGCCTCGGCGCAGCTCGCCGACTTCACCCACACCTGTTTCATGGTCACGCCGTACGAGGGGTACGTCGAGGTCTGCGAGCAGCTCGCCGAGCTGACGCCGGGCGACCACGCGAAGAAGTCCGCGCTGTTCAACTCGGGTGCCGAGGCGGTCGAGAACGCGGTGAAGATCGCCCGTGCGTACACGAAGCGCACCGCGGTCGTCGTCTTCGACCACGGCTACCACGGCCGCACCAACCTCACCATGGGCATGACGGCGAAGAACATGCCGTACAAGCAGGGCTTCGGCCCGTTCGCCCCCGAGGTGTACCGCGTGCCGGTGGCGTACGGCTACCGCTGGCCGACCGGCCCGGAGAACGCGGGTGCCGAGGCGTCCGCGCAGGCCATCGACGAGATCACCAAGCAGATCGGCGCGGACAACGTCGCCGCGATCATCATCGAGCCGGTCCTCGGCGAGGGCGGTTTCATCGAGCCGGCCAAGGGCTTCCTCCCGGAGATCGCCCGGTTCGCGAAGGACAACGGCATCGTCTTCGTCGCGGACGAGATCCAGTCGGGCTTCTGCCGCACCGGCCAGTGGTTCGCCTGCGAGGACGAGGGCCTCGTGCCCGACCTGATCACCACGGCCAAGGGCATCGCCGGCGGCCTCCCGCTCTCCGCGGTGACCGGCCGCGCCGAGATCATGGACGCCGCCCACGCGGGCGGCCTCGGCGGGACCTACGGCGGCAACCCGGTGGCCTGCGCGGGCGCGCTCGGCGCCATCGAGACGATGCGCGAGCTGGACCTGAACGGCAAGGCCAGGCGGATCGAGGAGGTCATGAAGGGCCGCCTCGCCGAGATGCGGTCGAAGCTCCCCAACGGCGACATCATCGGCGACATCCGCGGCCGCGGCGCCATGATCGCGATCGAGCTGGTGAAGCCTGGCTCCAAGGAGCCGGACGCGGCCGCCGCCGGTGCCCTGGCCAAGGCCTGCCACGCCGAGGGCGTGCTGGTGCTGACCTGCGGCACCTACGGCAACGTCCTGCGCTTCCTGCCGCCGCTCGTCATCGGTGAGGACCTCCTGAACGAGGGCCTGGACGTCATCGAGCAGGCGTTCGCGCGCCTCTGA
- a CDS encoding ATP/GTP-binding protein: protein MDTEGTYDARGTGADRVPRPAGPPPAAPPPPPYAPYAPHPRRPQAGDDGVEAWLRTPRPVREPGVWRFGHTPRPPETPEGVSDRSLLVGVLISVLSGLLLWSLWRNGYIPYRLVPLKLFTPGDWWYAGTFGGPRTIEGADALTVYEAALFGLLVYGCGRLGNWPELFRRHVAGRGQPFLALATAAAGGLAELLVWKDGVPVVRPVLILVASVAGGEIYQSQAVVNVIYTLIALGVLWPFALLGRWRRLLADRSGKSAATASSAPAAPPEAPTPEQWPELRAAGRTDAADALTAEVRTGRMNDVDVARLRHAWTVGRAHPERLDALDKAVLRAGGAAALHPSGARDLPVRTARHDLLTGQVRLGSCAEDPHNPYARRGSGIALEPALLGTSLLAVGPPGAGKSARLVRPVVESLALQALAGRAAVLAVGGAGGELGPDEAFDVVVRIGDPASAHDFDLYGGTTDPDEAASVLAEGLVGDVTHLDSRRAATVLAQLLGPYAAVHGHFPGVPALRELLDGDLAAVDALREALAAGGHQAMLRELEARTRQRGGAGDPGPVLADRIALLDRPAFATFFTTGEQARPFSLRSLEHLPLRVRIDLPERAHAEASRLLARLVLAQFTAIAAARADRSLFVCLVLDDATHTVTAETVRGVRRLRSVNAGAVLTLRTVDDVPEGLHTALLGAVGCCMAFSGVTTWDGKRFAEVWGKEWVETREVAQHAVFADQPFTRALHGLRKLVTGKAVTRDAVTVRRVERERWSASELAYQLPAGHAVLSLTTVDGEHAPPLLVELGR from the coding sequence ATGGACACCGAAGGCACGTACGACGCACGGGGCACGGGCGCGGACCGGGTGCCCCGCCCTGCCGGGCCACCGCCCGCGGCGCCACCGCCTCCCCCGTACGCCCCGTACGCCCCGCACCCCCGGCGCCCGCAGGCCGGGGACGACGGTGTCGAGGCATGGCTCCGCACTCCCCGCCCCGTGCGGGAACCCGGCGTGTGGCGCTTCGGGCACACCCCGCGCCCGCCCGAGACGCCCGAGGGCGTCTCCGACCGCTCCCTGCTGGTCGGCGTGCTCATCTCCGTACTCAGCGGACTGCTGCTCTGGTCGCTGTGGCGCAACGGCTACATCCCCTACCGGCTCGTCCCGCTGAAGCTCTTCACCCCCGGTGACTGGTGGTACGCCGGTACGTTCGGCGGGCCGCGCACGATCGAGGGCGCGGACGCCCTCACGGTCTACGAGGCCGCCCTCTTCGGGCTCCTCGTCTACGGCTGCGGGCGCCTGGGCAACTGGCCGGAGCTCTTCCGGCGCCATGTCGCCGGACGGGGGCAGCCCTTCCTCGCCCTGGCCACCGCCGCCGCGGGCGGCCTCGCCGAGCTCCTCGTCTGGAAGGACGGGGTGCCGGTCGTCCGGCCGGTCCTGATCCTCGTCGCCTCGGTCGCGGGCGGCGAGATCTACCAGAGCCAGGCCGTCGTCAACGTGATCTACACCCTGATCGCCCTCGGGGTGCTCTGGCCCTTCGCCCTGCTCGGCCGCTGGCGCCGACTGCTCGCCGACCGGTCCGGGAAGAGCGCCGCCACGGCGTCCTCCGCCCCGGCAGCGCCCCCGGAGGCCCCCACCCCCGAACAGTGGCCGGAGCTCCGCGCGGCGGGGCGCACGGACGCGGCCGACGCCCTCACCGCCGAGGTGCGCACAGGCCGGATGAACGACGTCGACGTCGCGCGCCTGCGCCACGCCTGGACCGTGGGCCGGGCGCACCCGGAGCGCCTGGACGCGCTCGACAAGGCGGTCCTGCGCGCCGGGGGCGCCGCCGCACTCCACCCCTCGGGCGCCCGTGACCTGCCGGTCCGCACCGCCCGGCACGACCTGCTCACCGGCCAGGTCCGGCTCGGCAGCTGCGCGGAGGACCCGCACAACCCGTACGCCCGCCGGGGCTCGGGCATCGCCCTGGAGCCGGCGCTGCTGGGCACCTCCCTGCTGGCGGTGGGCCCGCCCGGGGCGGGCAAGTCCGCCCGGCTGGTACGGCCGGTCGTGGAGTCGCTCGCCCTGCAGGCGCTCGCCGGCCGGGCGGCGGTCCTCGCCGTCGGTGGCGCCGGCGGCGAGCTCGGCCCGGACGAGGCGTTCGACGTCGTCGTACGGATCGGCGACCCGGCCTCCGCGCACGACTTCGACCTGTACGGCGGCACGACCGACCCCGACGAGGCCGCGAGCGTGCTCGCCGAGGGACTCGTCGGCGACGTGACGCACCTCGACAGCCGCCGCGCCGCAACCGTCCTCGCCCAGCTGCTCGGTCCCTACGCGGCCGTCCACGGGCACTTCCCCGGCGTGCCGGCGCTCCGGGAGCTCCTGGACGGGGACCTCGCCGCCGTCGACGCGCTGCGTGAGGCGCTCGCGGCCGGCGGCCACCAGGCCATGCTGCGCGAGCTGGAGGCCCGCACCCGGCAGAGGGGCGGCGCCGGAGACCCCGGACCGGTGCTCGCCGACCGGATCGCCCTGCTCGACAGGCCCGCCTTCGCGACGTTCTTCACCACCGGGGAACAGGCCCGGCCCTTCTCGCTGCGCTCCCTGGAGCACCTGCCGCTCCGGGTCAGGATCGACCTCCCGGAACGGGCGCACGCCGAGGCGTCACGGCTGCTCGCCCGGCTCGTCCTCGCCCAGTTCACGGCGATCGCAGCCGCCCGCGCCGACCGGTCGCTCTTCGTCTGCCTGGTCCTGGACGACGCCACGCACACGGTCACCGCGGAGACCGTCCGGGGCGTCCGGAGGCTCCGTTCGGTCAACGCGGGAGCGGTCCTGACGCTGCGCACCGTCGACGACGTCCCCGAGGGGCTGCACACCGCGCTGCTCGGGGCGGTCGGCTGCTGCATGGCGTTCAGCGGGGTCACCACCTGGGACGGCAAGCGCTTCGCCGAGGTGTGGGGCAAGGAGTGGGTGGAGACCCGCGAGGTCGCCCAGCACGCCGTCTTCGCCGACCAGCCGTTCACCCGCGCCCTGCACGGACTGCGCAAGCTCGTCACCGGCAAGGCCGTGACCAGGGACGCCGTGACCGTACGGCGGGTCGAGCGGGAGCGCTGGTCCGCGTCGGAGCTGGCCTACCAGCTGCCCGCCGGCCACGCGGTCCTGTCGCTGACGACGGTGGACGGCGAGCACGCGCCCCCGCTCCTTGTCGAGCTGGGACGCTGA
- a CDS encoding ABC transporter permease gives MSLTEAPPAPPTGPGEPKLRKPSTRKRLVPYWLLLPGILWLVVFFALPLVYQASTSVQTGSLEKGFEVTWHVQTYADALRDYYPQFIRSLLYAGTATVLCLLLGYPLAYLIAFKAGRWRNLVLVLVIAPFFTSFLIRTLAWKTILADGGAVVDVLGTLHVLDVTSWLGWTENNRVLATPMAVVCGLTYNFLPFMILPLYTSLERIDGRLHEAAGDLYATPATTFRKVTFPLSMPGVVSGTLLTFIPASGDYVNAELLGSTDTKMVGSVIQSQFLRVLDYPTAAALSFILMAVVLLMVTVYIRRSGTEDLV, from the coding sequence GTGAGCCTCACCGAGGCGCCGCCCGCGCCGCCCACCGGACCCGGGGAGCCGAAGCTCCGCAAGCCCTCCACCCGCAAACGGCTCGTGCCCTACTGGCTGCTGCTCCCCGGCATCCTGTGGCTGGTCGTCTTCTTCGCCCTGCCGCTCGTCTACCAGGCCTCGACCTCGGTGCAGACCGGCTCGCTGGAGAAGGGCTTCGAGGTCACCTGGCACGTCCAGACGTACGCGGACGCCCTGCGCGACTACTACCCGCAGTTCATCCGGTCCCTGCTGTACGCGGGCACCGCCACGGTCCTCTGCCTGCTGCTCGGGTACCCGCTGGCCTATCTGATCGCCTTCAAGGCCGGCCGCTGGCGCAACCTGGTGCTCGTGCTGGTCATCGCGCCGTTCTTCACCAGCTTCCTCATCCGCACGCTCGCCTGGAAGACCATCCTCGCCGACGGCGGCGCGGTCGTGGACGTGCTCGGCACCCTCCACGTCCTGGATGTCACCAGCTGGCTCGGCTGGACCGAGAACAACCGTGTCCTGGCCACCCCGATGGCCGTCGTCTGCGGTCTCACGTACAACTTCCTGCCGTTCATGATCCTTCCGCTCTACACCTCCCTGGAGCGGATCGACGGCCGGCTGCACGAGGCGGCGGGCGACCTCTACGCCACCCCCGCCACCACCTTCCGCAAGGTGACGTTCCCGCTCTCCATGCCGGGCGTCGTCTCGGGCACCCTGCTGACCTTCATCCCGGCCAGCGGCGACTACGTCAACGCGGAACTCCTCGGCTCCACCGACACCAAGATGGTCGGCAGCGTCATCCAGAGCCAGTTCCTGCGGGTCCTGGACTATCCGACGGCCGCCGCCCTCTCGTTCATCCTCATGGCGGTCGTCCTGCTGATGGTCACCGTCTACATCCGCCGCTCAGGCACGGAGGACCTGGTCTGA
- a CDS encoding chitinase — protein MERSGPPLRPSGLLAAFSAVVLATGALLATAPAAGAADADLARNGGFEAGLDGWSCSGGSGAAVSTPVHGGSSALKATPAGSDNARCSQTVTVKPDSAYTLSAWVQGSYVYLGATGTGTTDVSTWTQSAGAYKQLTTTFRTGPSTTSVTVYTHGWYGTPAYYADDLTLVGPGAGPVAVPAAPAGLRAGTATASSVPLSWTASAGATGYRVYRNGTKILDATGTSATATGLAASTAYSFQVTAVNAAGESAKSGAVSATTAAGGGGGGDAGLPAHALVGYLHSSFANGSGYTRMADVPASWDVINLAFGEPTSVTSGDIRFSLCPVAECPGVETEAEFKAAVKAKQAAGKKVLISIGGQNGQVQLASTAARDTFVTSVSKIIDTYGLDGLDIDFEGHSLSLATGDTDFRSPTTPVIVNLISAVKTLKAKYGDDFVLTMAPETFFVQLGYQYYGSGPWGGQDPRAGAYLPVIHALRDDLTLLHVQDYNSGSIMGLDNQYHSMGGADFHIAMTDMLLTGFPVAGDQSRVFPALRPEQVAFGLPASTQAGNGHTSPAEVTKALNCLTKKTDCGTYQTHGTWSGLRGLMTWSINWDRFNNWEFSKNFDAYFGG, from the coding sequence GTGGAACGTAGCGGACCACCCCTGAGACCTTCCGGACTTCTCGCCGCGTTCTCCGCGGTGGTCCTCGCCACCGGCGCCCTCCTCGCCACGGCCCCGGCCGCCGGGGCGGCCGACGCCGATCTGGCGCGCAACGGCGGCTTCGAGGCGGGGCTGGACGGCTGGAGCTGCTCCGGTGGCAGCGGCGCGGCCGTCAGCACGCCCGTGCACGGCGGGAGTTCGGCGCTGAAGGCGACCCCCGCGGGGAGCGACAACGCCCGGTGCTCCCAGACGGTCACGGTGAAGCCGGACTCCGCCTACACGCTCAGCGCCTGGGTGCAGGGAAGTTACGTCTACCTGGGGGCCACCGGCACCGGGACCACCGACGTCTCCACCTGGACCCAGTCCGCCGGTGCGTACAAGCAGCTGACCACCACGTTCAGGACCGGCCCCTCGACCACCTCGGTGACCGTCTACACCCACGGCTGGTACGGCACCCCCGCCTACTACGCCGACGACCTCACCCTCGTCGGCCCCGGCGCCGGCCCGGTCGCCGTGCCGGCCGCCCCCGCCGGACTGCGGGCCGGCACCGCCACCGCCTCCTCCGTCCCGCTGTCCTGGACGGCGTCGGCCGGTGCCACCGGTTACCGCGTGTACCGCAACGGTACGAAGATCCTGGACGCCACCGGCACCTCGGCGACCGCGACCGGTCTGGCCGCGTCGACCGCGTACAGCTTCCAGGTCACGGCGGTCAACGCCGCGGGCGAGTCCGCGAAGTCCGGAGCCGTGAGCGCCACGACGGCCGCGGGCGGCGGGGGAGGGGGCGACGCGGGCCTCCCGGCCCACGCGCTCGTCGGCTACCTCCACTCCAGCTTCGCCAACGGCTCCGGCTACACGCGGATGGCCGACGTGCCCGCCTCGTGGGACGTCATCAACCTCGCCTTCGGCGAGCCCACCTCCGTGACCTCCGGAGACATCCGGTTCTCGCTCTGCCCCGTCGCCGAGTGCCCGGGCGTGGAGACCGAGGCGGAGTTCAAGGCGGCCGTCAAGGCCAAGCAGGCCGCGGGCAAGAAGGTGCTGATCTCGATCGGCGGCCAGAACGGACAGGTGCAGCTCGCCTCGACCGCCGCGCGGGACACCTTCGTCACCTCCGTCAGCAAGATCATCGACACCTACGGCCTCGACGGCCTGGACATCGACTTCGAGGGCCACTCGCTCTCGCTCGCCACGGGCGACACCGACTTCCGCAGCCCGACCACACCGGTCATCGTGAACCTGATCTCCGCGGTGAAGACGCTCAAGGCCAAGTACGGTGACGACTTCGTCCTCACCATGGCGCCCGAGACCTTCTTCGTGCAGCTCGGCTACCAGTACTACGGCTCCGGCCCCTGGGGCGGCCAGGACCCGCGCGCCGGGGCCTACCTGCCCGTCATCCACGCCCTGCGCGACGACCTGACCCTGCTGCACGTCCAGGACTACAACTCCGGCTCCATCATGGGCCTCGACAACCAGTACCACTCCATGGGCGGCGCCGACTTCCACATCGCCATGACGGACATGCTGCTCACCGGCTTCCCCGTCGCCGGCGACCAGAGCCGGGTCTTCCCGGCGCTGCGCCCCGAGCAGGTCGCCTTCGGCCTCCCGGCGTCCACCCAGGCGGGCAACGGCCACACCTCCCCGGCCGAGGTCACCAAGGCGCTGAACTGCCTGACGAAGAAGACCGACTGCGGTACCTACCAGACGCACGGCACCTGGAGCGGGCTGCGCGGGCTGATGACCTGGTCGATCAACTGGGACCGCTTCAACAACTGGGAGTTCTCCAAGAACTTCGACGCCTACTTCGGCGGCTGA
- a CDS encoding phosphatase PAP2 family protein: protein MITWQVLADGPLLGPDERLGLELAGRGPAPLADLFADLGNMQVAVPVLACAVVVAWLRRARRAALCAVLAMAAVPALVVPLKLWTDRQGPLTEATGYYPSGHTTTAMVAYGAAALLLAPYLRRTWMTPVAAVLLTAATSVGLVLRGYHWPLDVVAAWCLSGILLIALRAGSRSGQPPK from the coding sequence GTGATCACCTGGCAGGTGCTCGCCGACGGCCCCCTGCTCGGTCCGGACGAGCGCCTCGGCCTTGAGCTGGCCGGCCGGGGCCCCGCGCCGCTCGCCGACCTCTTCGCCGATCTCGGCAACATGCAGGTCGCCGTTCCCGTGCTGGCGTGCGCGGTCGTCGTCGCGTGGCTCCGCCGCGCCAGGCGCGCCGCGCTCTGTGCCGTCCTGGCCATGGCCGCCGTCCCGGCCCTCGTCGTCCCGCTCAAGCTGTGGACGGACCGTCAGGGCCCGTTGACGGAGGCGACCGGCTACTACCCCTCGGGCCACACGACCACGGCGATGGTCGCGTACGGGGCCGCGGCCCTGCTGCTGGCCCCGTACCTGCGGCGGACGTGGATGACGCCCGTCGCCGCCGTCCTGCTGACGGCGGCGACGAGCGTCGGTCTGGTGCTGCGCGGCTACCACTGGCCGTTGGACGTGGTGGCCGCCTGGTGCCTGAGCGGGATCCTGCTGATCGCCCTGCGGGCGGGGAGCAGGAGCGGTCAGCCGCCGAAGTAG
- a CDS encoding ABC transporter permease: protein MPVLRWIRRNLVVLAGLLTLAYMILPNAVVMVFSFNKPKGRFNYAWRQFSLDAWKDPCGVADLCGSLSLSLQIAFWATLGATALGTMIAFALVRYRFRARGTINSLIFLPMAMPEVVMAASLLTLFLNMGAQLGFWTILIAHIMFCLSFVVTAVKARVMSMDPRLEEAARDLYAGPVQTFVRVTLPIAAPGIAAGALLAFALSFDDFIITNFNAGSTVTFPMFVWGSAQRGTPVQINVIGTAMFVIAVAVVLAGQLMANRRKSNAGK from the coding sequence ATGCCCGTACTCCGATGGATACGCCGGAATCTGGTCGTGCTCGCGGGACTGCTGACCCTCGCGTACATGATCCTGCCGAACGCCGTCGTGATGGTGTTCTCCTTCAACAAGCCGAAGGGGCGCTTCAACTACGCCTGGCGGCAGTTCTCCCTGGACGCGTGGAAGGACCCCTGCGGGGTCGCCGACCTGTGCGGTTCGCTCTCCCTCTCGCTCCAGATCGCGTTCTGGGCGACCTTGGGGGCCACCGCGCTCGGCACCATGATCGCCTTCGCGCTGGTCCGCTACCGGTTCCGGGCGCGCGGCACGATCAACTCGCTGATCTTCCTGCCGATGGCCATGCCCGAGGTCGTCATGGCCGCCTCGCTGCTCACGCTCTTCCTCAACATGGGCGCCCAGCTGGGGTTCTGGACGATCCTGATCGCCCACATCATGTTCTGTCTGAGCTTCGTGGTGACGGCGGTCAAGGCACGGGTGATGTCGATGGACCCGCGGCTGGAGGAGGCCGCCCGCGACCTCTACGCGGGCCCGGTCCAGACGTTCGTCCGGGTGACCCTCCCCATCGCCGCCCCCGGAATCGCCGCGGGAGCGCTTCTCGCCTTCGCGCTCTCCTTCGACGACTTCATCATCACCAATTTCAACGCGGGCTCCACGGTCACCTTCCCCATGTTCGTCTGGGGATCGGCCCAGCGTGGAACACCCGTGCAGATCAACGTCATCGGCACGGCCATGTTCGTCATCGCCGTGGCGGTGGTTCTCGCCGGTCAGCTCATGGCCAACCGGCGTAAGAGTAATGCGGGAAAATAG
- a CDS encoding PucR family transcriptional regulator: MPPTLASLVQHSALKLTVRAGADRLSTPVRWAHASELADPVPYMDGGELLLVTATNLDARDPATMLRYVQRLAGAGVAGIGFGVGVTYDEIPPALVDAAEETGLPLLEVPRRTPFLAISKAVSAAIAADQYRSVTAGFEAQRELTRAAVAGDGPAELLTRLAAHVDGWAALYDSSGAVVAAAPDWAARRAARLTPDVERLRERPAPASTVVGDTEGDDRVELQSLGTGRRNRGALAVGTGAALGTAERYAVHSAVALLTLTTARSRALQGAEQRLGAAVLRMLLAGESDHARAVAGDLYGGLLDAPFRLLIAEAPAPAGTELLAETMEAVASRSGETLLMVPEGDRLMVLAVDGGTAVEACAAHARTADDRPAREPGPDDTEVVVGMSAPSGPIAVAAAYKQAEQALSVARRRGRTLVEHEELAAGSVLPLLADDAVRAFADGMLRPLQEHDAKGRGDLVDSLRAWLSRHGQWDAAAADLGVHRHTLRYRMRRVEEILGRSLDDPDVRMELWLALKTSAASSGTH; encoded by the coding sequence ATGCCTCCCACTCTCGCCTCGCTCGTCCAGCACTCGGCGCTCAAGCTCACCGTCCGGGCGGGCGCCGACCGGCTCTCCACCCCCGTGCGCTGGGCGCACGCCAGCGAGCTCGCCGACCCGGTCCCGTACATGGACGGCGGCGAGCTGCTCCTCGTCACCGCGACCAACCTGGACGCCCGGGACCCGGCGACGATGCTCCGCTACGTGCAGAGGCTGGCCGGCGCGGGTGTGGCCGGGATCGGCTTCGGCGTGGGCGTCACCTACGACGAGATCCCGCCGGCCCTCGTGGACGCCGCCGAGGAGACAGGGCTGCCGCTCCTGGAAGTGCCCCGGCGTACGCCGTTCCTCGCCATCAGCAAGGCCGTGTCCGCGGCGATCGCAGCCGACCAGTACAGGTCCGTCACGGCCGGCTTCGAGGCCCAGCGGGAACTGACCCGCGCCGCGGTCGCCGGGGACGGCCCCGCCGAGCTGCTCACCCGCCTCGCCGCGCACGTCGACGGCTGGGCCGCGCTCTACGACTCCTCGGGCGCCGTCGTCGCCGCCGCGCCCGACTGGGCCGCACGCCGCGCCGCCCGGCTCACCCCCGACGTGGAGCGGCTGCGGGAGCGCCCGGCCCCGGCCAGCACCGTCGTCGGCGACACCGAGGGCGACGACCGGGTCGAACTCCAGTCGCTGGGAACCGGCCGCCGCAACCGCGGGGCGCTGGCCGTGGGCACGGGGGCGGCGCTCGGCACGGCCGAGCGCTACGCCGTGCACTCCGCCGTCGCCCTGCTGACGCTGACCACCGCCCGCTCCCGAGCCCTCCAGGGCGCGGAGCAGCGCCTAGGCGCCGCGGTCCTGCGCATGCTGCTCGCGGGCGAGTCCGACCACGCCCGGGCCGTCGCCGGAGACCTCTACGGCGGGCTGCTCGACGCCCCCTTCCGGCTCCTGATCGCCGAGGCCCCGGCCCCCGCGGGGACGGAACTGCTCGCCGAGACGATGGAGGCCGTCGCCTCCCGGTCCGGCGAGACCCTGCTGATGGTCCCCGAGGGCGACCGCCTCATGGTGCTGGCCGTGGACGGCGGCACGGCGGTCGAGGCCTGCGCCGCCCATGCCCGGACCGCGGACGACCGGCCGGCGCGCGAGCCCGGCCCCGACGACACCGAGGTGGTCGTCGGCATGTCCGCCCCCTCCGGGCCGATCGCCGTGGCCGCCGCGTACAAGCAGGCCGAACAGGCCCTCTCGGTCGCCCGCCGCCGGGGCAGGACCCTGGTCGAGCACGAGGAGCTCGCGGCCGGCTCCGTCCTGCCGCTCCTCGCCGACGACGCCGTACGGGCCTTCGCCGACGGGATGCTGCGCCCGCTGCAGGAGCACGACGCGAAGGGCCGCGGCGATCTGGTCGACTCCCTGCGCGCGTGGCTCTCCCGGCACGGCCAGTGGGACGCGGCCGCCGCCGACCTCGGCGTCCACCGCCACACCCTGCGCTACCGGATGAGACGGGTGGAGGAGATCCTCGGCCGCTCCCTGGACGACCCGGACGTACGCATGGAGCTGTGGCTGGCCCTGAAGACGTCGGCCGCCTCGTCGGGTACGCACTAG